The following are encoded together in the Triticum dicoccoides isolate Atlit2015 ecotype Zavitan chromosome 6B, WEW_v2.0, whole genome shotgun sequence genome:
- the LOC119323741 gene encoding uncharacterized protein LOC119323741 isoform X2 codes for MAGSRLVHLFLLILFVPSLRAAPNTTAVVSRIAFGSCANQSAPQPVWEAIVGFDPQVFIWLGDNVYGDNKRPFRVFGRERTVGPWRNVPRFYPATEEELRGKYELAKANPGYAKLRERARVIGTWDDHDYGVNDAGKEYSGKVFSQRLLLDFLDEDEDSPRRKQAGVYASYMFGPEGKRVKVIMLDTRYHRDPLLSDGTILGDPQWQWLERELRGPQSEMTIIGSSIQVVSNLSATTRPLFYVESWARFPRERERLFKLIDTKKWGLIY; via the exons ATGGCCGGCTCCCGGCTCGTCCATCTCTTCCTTCTCATCCTCTTCGTCCCCTCCCTCCGCGCCGCCCCCAACACCACCGCCGTGGTGTCCAGGATCGCATTTGGCTCCTGCGCCAACCAGAGCGCGCCCCAG CCCGTGTGGGAGGCCATCGTGGGGTTCGACCCGCAGGTCTTCATCTGGCTCGGGGACAACGTCTACGGGGACAACAAGCGCCCGTTCCGGGTGTTCGGGAGGGAGCGGACGGTGGGGCCCTGGAGGAACGTGCCGCGGTTCTACCCGGCGACCGAGGAGGAGCTGCGCGGGAAGTACGAGCTGGCCAAGGCCAACCCGGGGTACGCCAAGctgagggagagggctagg GTCATTGGAACATGGGATGACCATGATTATGGAGTGAATGATGCAGGAAAGGAATATAGTGGAAAAGTGTTCTCCCAAAGGCTTCTATTAGATTTCCTGGATGAAGATGAAGACAGTCCACG GAGGAAGCAAGCAGGTGTTTATGCCTCATACATGTTTGGCCCTGAAGGAAAACGTGTAAAG GTAATAATGTTGGACACCAGATATCACAGAGACCCACTCTTAAGTGATGGAACTATACTTGGAGATCCTCAGTGGCAGTGGCTGGAGAGGGAGCTACGTGGTCCTCAGTCAGAGATGACCATCATTGGATCTTCAATTCAG GTAGTGTCCAATCTTTCTGCCACCACTAGACCTTTGTTCTATGTGGAGTCCTGGGCACGCTTTCCGAGGGAGAGAGAACGGCTATTTAAACTGATCGATACTA AGAAATGGGGTCTTATTTATTAG
- the LOC119323741 gene encoding alkaline phosphatase D-like isoform X1: protein MAGSRLVHLFLLILFVPSLRAAPNTTAVVSRIAFGSCANQSAPQPVWEAIVGFDPQVFIWLGDNVYGDNKRPFRVFGRERTVGPWRNVPRFYPATEEELRGKYELAKANPGYAKLRERARVIGTWDDHDYGVNDAGKEYSGKVFSQRLLLDFLDEDEDSPRRKQAGVYASYMFGPEGKRVKVIMLDTRYHRDPLLSDGTILGDPQWQWLERELRGPQSEMTIIGSSIQVVSNLSATTRPLFYVESWARFPRERERLFKLIDTSKRNGVLFISGDVHFGEIARFDCGAQYPLYDITSSGLTQSVENSVPAVFQSVMRLLAWLTPTPMRVFSPNCRHKSCSYGQPNFGAIEIDWNAVTPRVKIELRDLQGNSVDGVEFPISELKPSNAHANKKGGHSFEAHCSLETELPWLVRHRLALLFFGTIAVFVIAVVLLVIACCSATKLFTRKCKMA from the exons ATGGCCGGCTCCCGGCTCGTCCATCTCTTCCTTCTCATCCTCTTCGTCCCCTCCCTCCGCGCCGCCCCCAACACCACCGCCGTGGTGTCCAGGATCGCATTTGGCTCCTGCGCCAACCAGAGCGCGCCCCAG CCCGTGTGGGAGGCCATCGTGGGGTTCGACCCGCAGGTCTTCATCTGGCTCGGGGACAACGTCTACGGGGACAACAAGCGCCCGTTCCGGGTGTTCGGGAGGGAGCGGACGGTGGGGCCCTGGAGGAACGTGCCGCGGTTCTACCCGGCGACCGAGGAGGAGCTGCGCGGGAAGTACGAGCTGGCCAAGGCCAACCCGGGGTACGCCAAGctgagggagagggctagg GTCATTGGAACATGGGATGACCATGATTATGGAGTGAATGATGCAGGAAAGGAATATAGTGGAAAAGTGTTCTCCCAAAGGCTTCTATTAGATTTCCTGGATGAAGATGAAGACAGTCCACG GAGGAAGCAAGCAGGTGTTTATGCCTCATACATGTTTGGCCCTGAAGGAAAACGTGTAAAG GTAATAATGTTGGACACCAGATATCACAGAGACCCACTCTTAAGTGATGGAACTATACTTGGAGATCCTCAGTGGCAGTGGCTGGAGAGGGAGCTACGTGGTCCTCAGTCAGAGATGACCATCATTGGATCTTCAATTCAG GTAGTGTCCAATCTTTCTGCCACCACTAGACCTTTGTTCTATGTGGAGTCCTGGGCACGCTTTCCGAGGGAGAGAGAACGGCTATTTAAACTGATCGATACTAGTAAG AGAAATGGGGTCTTATTTATTAGTGGCGATGTTCATTTTGGAGAAATCGCTCGTTTTGACTGTGGTGCTCAATATCCATTGTATGATATTACCTCAAGTGGTCTTACCCAGTCTGTCGAGAATTCTGTACCAGCAGTATTCCAATCTGTTATGAGACTTCTGGCTTGGCTGACACCAACCCCCATGCGAGTCTTCAGCCCTAACTGCCGTCACAAATCATGCTCATATG GTCAGCCAAATTTTGGAGCAATCGAAATAGATTGGAATGCAGTAACTCCACGGGTTAAAATTGAACTAAGAGATTTACAGGGAAATTCTGTTGATGGCGTGGAGTTCCCTATATCTGAGCTGAAGCCATCAAATGCACATGCAAACAAAAAAGGAGGGCATTCTTTTGAAGCACATTGTAGTCTTGAAACAGAGCTTCCATGGCTTGTACGACACCGCCTTGCGCTGCTGTTCTTTGGCACCATTGCCG TTTTTGTCATTGCTGTGGTGCTTCTCGTAATCGCCTGCTGCTCAGCTACTAAACTGTTCACTAGGAAGTGCAAGATGGCATAG